CTTCAACCCTAAGATAAAAGAGAATGTATTCCGATAACAGATTACTTTTATCATGAGGAAGAAACATGTTTTAGAACTTGGTCagcatatttattgttaaagaCATACTTTATTATAATCGTCAAAATcgtaattgatttttttattgtatgcCATATTGCCATTAATAGTCTATACAAGCTGGGAAAGTGATAAATAAAGAGAGTAATTTATATCTACATGTTCAAGAGCCTAAGCACAACACATATATTCCAAGTAGTTTGATGATGTTCACACACTCAAGTAAAATTTGTGTCGTTTGCCATTGTTTTCTGTTTTCAGAAACAACATTTTCATGTCCTCTGTTTTTAAAAACTGTTTTCTaggcatatttttttaaacagtGGACCAAACACCACATTTGTTTCCCAAAAccgtttttatattttaaaaatggaaAACAATTTTTTAGTCATGAAGCCAAACACCCACCAAACATTTTCTAGTCGAGCACACACATAGTGTGATCCATGATAACACTATtactgtaaaattttaaaaagcaaCATCGCTGGgaacattaaaatataaaattcacatcACAATATTAATTGACCGAAGCTTCTGAAATTCTATAATGTTTATGTGCACGGGTAACAAAAAGAATCTACcattaaattgataaataaacaACTATTCAGGTAGAGCATACCTGCTAAGTCCGGATGTGTTTGAGTAAGTTTAAGCCAGTCCATTTGACTATAACCCTTCTCAAAAGGAACCTTGGCCCTAGGTGCTGGCTTCTTTACTACAGTTTGCGGCTCTTGTGATGCACTCGGTGAACTTCCTACATCTTTTGATACTTTTGCAGCAATCGAGTCATTTTTTGAAATAGCACCACTAGTATCATCAGTTTGACTGCCTTTTCTCGGTTCATCATTCAAATCAATATTTCCAACATCTGGAACAGTTTTATGTGCTTCAAACACTTCTACATTGACCGGACCCGGTACCTGAAAAATATTCATTCATTTCAGTACTCACAAAACACCCCCTCTGGTCGACTCATGCACACAAACATAAACATTTCACATCACCCAAATGTAACAACTTACCTTACAAAAAGTAAAGTCATCATTATCATCCATTACAAATCCAACACAGCTAACAAGCAATCTGTCCTGCTCAAATCAGACCAACTAAGTCTTTTACATTGCAGAACATATCAATGATCAAATATGCAactagaaaaaaaatcaaaaatcaaatagACCTAATCACTTCAATTACAAACACCCATATCTATTTCCCCctttttatgaataatttaCTTCAATTAAAAAACCAATTGAATTAATATTAGGTAGTTATGCACAATAAGCTTAGATCAAATTATATACAACATTTTTCAATTGTTAATCAAAAGATGAACTTTAAGACAGAAGAACATATATACACGAACACATACATTGAAACTCCGATATAAATGCAaagacacataaattaaaaaacgaGAGGGGACAAATTACCGATTGATGAAGCTGCTGAgatttgcaaaataaaaaataacatgaGCATAGATCTATAACATCGTGGGTATTTGGTCGTTTAAATGTGGATGGATTTCAGCtagttttcaattttcagtGTATTCGGGAAGACTTCAGTTGTTCAACTAAGAACGCATGAttgtgaaattaatttttaatgatggtagattagatataaaatatatcattttgacAATATATAACgttaataaattttatcatatttcatATGACTCAAATTATCACATCaccaaaataaaattacttACTACAACAAAATGCTGACCAATACACATTACCAAGCATATACTCCTTAAAAAAATAGTTATTGCTTCTGCAACGATAGACATTTTTTAGAGAAGATTATTGAGCTCAGAGACATGTACATTCAGCTTCATGTTGATTTTAGTAACAATACCAGGAAGGATTTAGATATAATATGAGCTTGAATCGGGACAAGTTTTTGTGCCAAAACAGGAACACCAACCAtagacatgttaatatttttaagtaatGGATGATATTGAAAAAGTTTAgtttctttcatccttgcaacTTCATAAGATTCGTCACCAATTCGGTTCCTCACACATACATAGGCCAGACCTATTTTCATATTATCTTCCTTCACCTCCTGATGCAGTCCATCAGGAGCTTTATCTGATTTAGTAACAATTGCCAAAGTCCTATCTCCTGTTTTGTCCACATGCTCTGACATTCGAATAGATTTACAAGTAGGGAAATTAACAGTTGCAGAGATAACATTGAGTATTATACTTGTTTCTGGCTTAATGAATTCCATTATGATTGAATCAAAATCTTTATATGATATTATAGGGTcgctaattaaatattttaattaactgATATAATTATCCAAATCttgtatttattcaaaaatcaaTGGTATCAATATTTCAAtcttcattattataattttaaacccTTTTACCTACTAtccatttatttttatattactttacaCTCATActaaaacacataaataaataatcatatttatattttaaaacaaaagaatattgaaaatatattatctatCTAGCCATCAGATAAATTGATcttcttattaaaatttaataataaatacttGTAAATTTGTTCTTTCAAATCCTTGGTGCAGATTCTAGCTTGGACAAGAAAATATCAGATAGCGTTAGCAATATCAAGGTCTACAACCACACTGCGATATGCTTTTCCTAAGCAATAATGTCAATCTGAAAGGCATACCTTGGTTAGTTGGTTGTAGATGATGCAGTCACAAAGCAAAGCTGTTTGACATCCTCTGCTATGGATAGAGTTACAAAAGCAAGTGGCATTTCTTCACCACCAGCTCCTTCCCATTAGAGTATTACAAGTGCCTTGACCGGAGAAGAGAATCAGAAAAAAGGACACCCTCATACACATCCTAGAAAGGGGTCAAAAACTATCCAATGACAGCAAAAGAATATCCAAAGCCGTTGATAATCATAAAGCTAGATCACGAGACAGGCAACTGATCCAGGATCGTCTCAAAGAGTTGCGTGACTTGGTTACAGATGGTGTAAAGGCGATATTTTGTCAGGATTTAGACCTTATTtagttatttgtaatttttatttattgatattttatcaCTGTCTTTCTTTTCTCGCATAACGTGTTCTCTTTTTTATTGCCTGAAATTATGCTTTCATATTCAGTGTAGCATTGATGGTCCTCTAGATAGAACCATACAGCACGTGTTATTCTTGAGAAGTGTTACAGATCAGGCTGATAAGCTGACACAAGTAGTTCATGAAGAGGTAAAATTTATTTACCCTGCCATGAGAAGGGACTTAAGTACTTTTATTCTCGAAATACATTATTTATTATGTTCTTATCTTGAGTTGAGAGATCACATAGCTATATGCAGCTGAGATTTAATATAAAAAGGCAATATTCAGGAAGACCAGGGAAAGATTTCGACACTGTAAGTAACAATATGGTTCTACTTGGTTACACCTACAGCTAAATTTTAAGAACCAGCTATAGTTCCTTATTGTATCAGCATAATTAGTAAATAAGATGTTATTTATAAATTGGAAGATTAGCAAACAGTTAATGGAGGCCAAACTGCTGCAGAAGCTATTGATATTCTTGTCAAGGCATTTTAATCATCAGAGAAGAGCCATCAAATTCACAATCAAGTTTCTGGGATATGTCAAATGGTACACAAGCATTTCACCAATATTAGGTATTCTGTTAACACAAGAGTTTAATGATTACAacttacatataatatatatattttactttataaCATTCACTATGTCTCTTTCTCTTACTATCTCTTTTTCTACTATAGAATATAGGAACTGTGGAGAGTAAAGGAAGCCAAGCAAGCTTTGTTACTCAATGCCTCGTTCTTACTAAAAGATCCTTCCTCAACATGCACATGGATCTAGGGTATTACTGGCTTCGCTCGATAATCTATATAGCACTCCCCTCTGCATAGGTGCTTTGTTTCACGATGTTGGCCACGCTTATGGCTCGATTCAGATaaacttgattttgtttttaaggGTCGCGCAATCATTAAAATTATGCTGCCATTATAAGCAGAAGTTCATAATAACGGTGTCTTACTAAATAGTTGGCAATTTATAGGCTAGAGGTTCAATGCTCAATTTTATTGCATCTCATCTATGATCTATGAGCtatattacatataatttaCACATCAATTATTATAGAACTCTGAGACTAACATGCTCGTGACGTAATATATGTGTAACGAATTTTACGAGAAGCATATACTATTGACATGAAAAGTTTCAAGGTCATATCAAACCAGTAAATCACAATAACACATCTAATCATCACAACTACAATACTTTCTGACAGCAAGCCCTCCAAGAagcttgtatatataatataaaactacAAACCACAAATTTAAACACAAACCCCACAAGAACTCTAGCAGATTAGGAGAATTCTAAGACCTGAGAAAACATACCTGGACACAGCTTGGGCTGCCACGCTTTTTCGATGCACACAATTGATATACACACAGAAATTGATATACACAGAAAATCCAAGCAACGCCAAATTCCTTTCCCCTAAAACCCAATCCTGGGAAAGACAATCCACGTAAAAATATGAAGTTGagaaatataatttgtttttataatattgtCTATTCCACCGCCAAATAACTTGTTTCgcaaaaaattcaaaactaaGATAATAGTTTTCAATTTAACTAATCTAAAATTGTGAAaatgtagtttaatttttaatatgattttccTAAAGATTAGAACTTTCTTCTAAACTTTTtcaaagttaaaaaatatagtttttatttttaattttaatttaaaaaatttccttccatacatatttaaaactaaaaaaaatttgttatttgaaCTTCCAAATTCTAAAAGTCGATAAATATAATTACCGAATTGTgtaaaaatggaaaaaaaatattataattttttgatatagtTTATTCTATAAAGTATGAAATTTTCCTGAAAAATTCAAACCTAAAAAAGTTtatcttcaaattttaatattatccttttttaattataattttattttttaaaacttacttctaataaatTCATAACCATACATCACTAAATATCTAGTATTGTCTTTTTATTATTCGAAAATTCCTCTCAACAAACTAATTTAAAAccgataaaaattaattttaattttgcaatATGGTCGAgctttcttttaatatatttgaaacaaaatataatgGAAGCTCGGATTGAGAAAAGCAAACAAAATCCTGTATAAAACGCAGCAAAGGTGAGGTAGGTAGAGGCGGTGTGTATGAATTGAATTAGTTATCATTGAACAGAACAGAGCGATCTCGCTAGAGCTCCAATCCATGGCTGCTTCAACCGATGGCTTGGTGCCGATCACAAGACCATTTCTTGCTTCTTACTATGACAAATACGTTTTCTCTCCTCTCTCCGACTCCGTCACGCATCTCTCCGGCCAGCTCCACTCCAATTCTCAACTCCTCCAGAATCACACTCCTCTTTCTCAAGGTATATATGCGCACATTCAGTTTTTATATTCAATTCTCGTTTTTTATACTGCACTACATGTCGCTTTTATGTATTTGTCCGTTTTCACCTGAATTCCATACTTCAATTGACTTGGTTTGAGCTAGGGCTTGGCTTTGACTTTATATTCCTCGAGGATTatcatcattttaatttttaattttccgcagttttttttgaaaaattgctTCAAGTTTGTGCGCCTGTGTGTGTGTCTGTCTTAGGGCTTGGAAATAGTTTGTTTTCTCTCTTtggttattttaaaaattcatttttgaTTACTATGTGTGGTGATGTACTGATGTCCAATTGTGAATGCTGTAGTACAAAGTGCAAACATAACGCATACATTTTAAAGATAACCGACACTAAATTATTGAATCAATGTCTGAcaaagtaatatatataattaaaatttagagGGAAAAAACATTGGTACTAGTTCAAATGCTCTTTAGTCAACGCTATGCAACATGATATAGAAAGAATCAAATGATCTTGACTTAGGTTGTTATGATTCTTCAAACATCTTTTTCTTGTTCGGTTAAATTCTAAAGAACCAGAATTTTGTGAGGAGACTTGAAGCACACTTGATTTGTTTCGGTGGAGGCTTGAATTTTGGTATCAGTTTTCTCTTTTATTTTGGGTTTTGAGATATTGGTAAGGACTCATGCCTTGTTTTCCTTCATCCATTCTTTAGATTGTCACTCTTCTCTTCTATATTTGATATTGTCACTCGTAAGGCTATTTTCACGAAATTGCAAATGCTGGGATAAGAAGCTGCATCATCCTCTGTATTCTTTTCCCATGTCCAAGATACATCTGCAGAAACCctgaaaaattctagaaaatctGTTACCATCTTTCTGTGCGATACTGGGATGATTCAGATTTTGGTGGGAGAAGAAGCATAGAGAGAGTTTACTGCCAGAGGAGAACTAATAATTTGTGTGTTTATTTCTAATAATGATGCAGAGTTTTGTTTTTTCTGCAACATGTATATGATTGCAGTCCAGGTGCTATTGTAGGGACAACTGGTATAAAGTGTTGGtctttgtttatatttaaataagaaGTCGTAGAAAGTTCGTGTTTTGAGTTAAAAATTTGAAGGAGATGGGTTTGAATCTTTGAGAGTCAATGTTGTATCCCCATATAATACCAGGGACAAAGAAATTGATATAAAATGGAGATCTTTATATAGTATTTGCTTTATAGTATATTCTTGTGATACGTGTATAAAGTATTGTAGATCATATTGATATTCTGATTTGGTTGTAATTTGTTTTGGCTTATTGGATAAAATGCATAAATCACTCACGAATGTCAAAAATATCATTCGAACATGTCATGTTTTGCTAATGATGTTCTTGTAAAgtaattctgatttaatttgTTATCACCAAATGTAGAAATCTGATGTGTTGAAATAAAGTTTTACGGTTTAATGTTGAATTGGAGTATACATCAGCGTCATATATTGATGCTAGCCAAATATTAATTTCTAGTGAAGGTTTAAGTTGACTAATCTATTTGGAGTGGTAAATGAAATTTAAGAGtcaatatattaaaagaaacatgGAGTCCATGCCAACAGTTCATATTTtcgttatttaaattatattcttaTATCTTTGCGTTGGGCAATAATATCAAAAGTGTGGATTTACTCTTGGATAATGATATATTAGGTGAAATATCATTATTACATGAAGCTGAGAATCAACCTCCTCACAAAATTGACGAGAATATGTGGAAGAACCGGGAGCATATGGAAGAAATTCTCTTTCTACTGGAAAAATCCCATTGGCCAATTGAGGTGCTTTTAAAAGAGTTTGAAATATGCCATGTTTGTAATTGCAAGATTTTAGGTAGACATCCTATTTTATGTATTCACTTGCACCTTGTTGTCTAAAACTATTAAACAGGTTTGAAGTTCAACTTTAATTAGCACTTTGAAATTTTATAGAGTTCACTGCCAATAAATTTTACTCTTTTTAGATCCAACAACAATCAACAAGTGAAGAGGCTGAACTTGCTTGTGTTCTTGGGAAGCTAAAAGATAAGGTTGAGAACACTTTGAAGATATTGGAATCTTTTCAAACTAAGAATTCTGAATCTATTTTTAACACAGGTAGTTTCTCACTTCTTACCTGTACATATGCAGTATTACTTTTATAGTTTGAATAGTTCTCAGTGCTGCACATAATTTACATTCTTTTAGCATTTTTTTCCTCTTCTGGTCGCATATGTATACgaaatttataagtttacaACCCTTTTTGTTCCCTTTTTGTTTTTGCTACTCGAAAGCCATTACTGTTTTTGTTGTTGATTTATTataactagcttatagcccgtgcaaggcacgggagctttttaattatttataaactttttaaatatattttaaatggtgtgaaaaaatttaatttataaataataaattaaaatttttaataaaataaaatttgcaattatgatttgtttgtaagttagaactttggtaaatacatcatcacagccattaatggtttcaaataaattattttaatcaagcaattccttttctcgtatgtatcatgccaaagtattaaattctatctatcaaattttaatatattttgagtggaatacgtgttatgccaactcctattagattatattaataaatgtattttatattaaaattattataatgtgatttaaatatttttcaaaaaatttaaacataatttgttttgaattaagaaaaggaatcataaatatgcaataagaaggtagaatctatcttggattaagaaaaagtttttgtatttgttcctcacataaatccggcttattaattttaaaatatattataaaaaaattgtgacggtgagatttatatgattctacgaataaaactggtaggaaatatttatttaggattaaaaaaaatcatatacatgtgaaagacagaatttgttttggattcagaaaaggaattataaacatgcaagtagatatcaattgccttctagaacagaatttaattttgttccaatctaacggtgcttatttgttcgatataagatccaacggatgataagcttttggaccagaggaccatgcgaccaaattatctcccttacgcttattatatataagtatataatagatGCTATTGTTACTAAAATTGTGTATTCTACTCTTATTGTTGTAAAATAGAAAATCTACTGTCAAATTGATCATAATAAGTTTTAATGCTAAAGCATAACACaacaatataaatttgaattaagatctttttatttaatatacatatttctAATAAGAGTTTGATGTGAATATTTTACACCAGtagaatatgtgtgtgtgtgtgtgtgtgtgtgtgtgatattGATGTTTATACATCTTAACAGATCTTTGGCATAATTTATAGGTGAATTTTACTTTTAAGCAATTCTCTTGCTAGATAATGCACCACCTTATAGTGCCACTTACATCCCCTTAAATTGTTGCCACATTTATTGCTCTGCTGTCATGAGTAATTTGGCTTCTCTCATCTTTTACTTCGCTATAATTGGTGCCAAAGAGATTGATAATTACATCTCAGTATTCCTTCTGTTTTACAAATGCACACCTTTGATTGTTGCTTTCTAGTTGACGCAaagaatacacacacacacacacacaaatatattatatttagctaattaaaatatataattgttgtCAGTGTGatcatttgttttatttatataaattcgaCAAACTCAAACATGTCAATGTTTCAGATTAGTGCTACATGACCTATTGATGTTTCCCTGACTATATACATGCTTGTAGTTATGACGTACATGCCTCAAGATTTTCGGGGTACCCTAATTAGACAACAGAAAGAACGCTCAGAGAGGAACAAGCAAGCTGCGTTTGATGCTTTAGTTCAATCTGGTGCAAGTATACATGATCGTTATGCTTTGTTGTGGAATCAACAAATGGAACGGTAAAGGTCCTTGACTTTTTCCTGCTACGATTTTTGACTATTTTTACTTAGAACTCTTAGTGAAATGTTTATTATGCAGGAGAAATCAGTTAGCTCAGCTTGGATCTGCGACTGGTGTCTATAAAACTCTTGTGAAGTATTTAGTTGGAGTGCCGCAGGTATTTCTATTTGTAGAGATAGCTTAAGGATATCAACTATTTGTTCATCCCACCTGACACTGAATTCTGTATCCTTTTGGCTCTTCTGTGAACAATAATCCCTCTTTTGTACTGAACTCTCTGTTATGTGGCATGTATGCCCGCACTCGCGGGTAAAAATAAAttcctaaaatattttatgcatgAGCATTTGGAATATTACTTTCAATTTTCACTTTCCATTGCATTAAAACTGTGTTTCACTACAAAATTGAGAACTCTTATGTTTACTTGTGTGTAGTGCAGGTTTTACTGGATTTTATCAAGCAATTAAATGACGATCAAGGGTATGTGTGTCTCTGCAAAAAAGAGAGCTCATTTTTTAATacattatatttgttttggacAAAAAGAAGACATAGCTAACACCTTAAACTACCCATTGTGAAAAGAGAGCTcatattttaatacatttataTTCGTTTGGACAAAAAGAAGACATAGCTAACACCTAAAACTATCCATTGCATGAAGCTAGCATTGtgcattaatatttaagtattaTGTGCACTTATTCAAGGATAAACAGGCTTTAATACAACCTGTGATTAGCGTATCGTGAAATTGTTTTACAGGCCTATGGAAGAACAGAGACAACGTTATGGACCTCCTTTATACAGCCTTACAAAAATGGTGTTATTCATTCGACTTTTTCTTTCTCTGTCATGGCGGCGTTACGAAGCTATAAAATTGTGAGATTTACTTAAGTTTTTATGTTTTGCAATACTAACTCCAAgacaagattttttttaattcataccTTCACATCTTTTTGACATCTCATATGGAGCAGGCAAAAAGATCAGATATCCATCTTGGAAGAAGCAGTTGGCATCTATACCTCTGAATTGGAAAGATTCTTGAAATTTATTGGGTACTTTCTTAACCTCAGTCTCCTTTATTATTGATCTACATAGCGTCATTTTTGAACTATGAATAGTctatgaagatggtattgtttgATATATAGATACTGCTTTGACCACTAACTATACTTGGTAAAGTCTGCCAAGTGCGTGCCTTTTGGCTGATGGTAGTTTTGCGATTTAATGTTATGATTACCTTTAGTTAACATAAGAGGGCTTTCCCAATATGTGCAGACTTATAAGCATCATGTGAATCAGAAATTTGAATTGAAGTTGGCATGAACCATGCTGGCAAATTTAATCAACTTGCATACACGCCACCCCCTCATATCCTTAACCGCTAAAACCTCCTTACTATTTTGTCATCTTGGATTACTCTACGTTAATGATGCTTATCCTTTATTCCTGTTTGTTGGTTGACCAACCATGGAGTACCTTTGAAGTGCAGTATGTACTGAGAAGTTAGAAGGTTCCAAttgttttttgatttatataacCGTAGAAAGTTTGCTCCACTGGATTGTCTGGGTGTCATCTTGTCTGGCATGACTAACATCATTAGAGACACTCTTCAGTCTTGATTCTTTCAACAAAACTGATAACAAGTTATGTTGGTTGCCATTCCAGCCGTAAATTGGAGTGATCGGTGTGATACATGTCGCTGCGTTACACTAGTTATACCTAGCCTACTAAAATTTGTATTTCAAGACACTGTCTTCAGAAAGTTGATGTtcaggaattttttttatataactcCTAATAGAATTAAAGGCAATAGTGGGCCAACTAGATGAGCTTGTTTGTTATCAAATAAAAACACATTTCCTTTAAAAAGGTTGAATATGAATGGCATAATGACG
This genomic window from Daucus carota subsp. sativus chromosome 7, DH1 v3.0, whole genome shotgun sequence contains:
- the LOC135147878 gene encoding putative dynamin-related protein 4A gives rise to the protein MEFIKPETSIILNVISATVNFPTCKSIRMSEHVDKTGDRTLAIVTKSDKAPDGLHQEVKEDNMKIGLAYVCVRNRIGDESYEVARMKETKLFQYHPLLKNINMSMVGVPVLAQKLVPIQAHIISKSFLKQ
- the LOC108194131 gene encoding cytochrome b5 domain-containing protein RLF, with the translated sequence MDDNDDFTFCKVPGPVNVEVFEAHKTVPDVGNIDLNDEPRKGSQTDDTSGAISKNDSIAAKVSKDVGSSPSASQEPQTVVKKPAPRAKVPFEKGYSQMDWLKLTQTHPDLAGLKGQSNKRLITLKEVKLHKTEEDSMWTVLNGRVYNITPYMKFHPGGVDFLMKAVGKDCTALFKKYHAWVNADFLLEKCLVGVLDDSP
- the LOC108196703 gene encoding uncharacterized protein LOC108196703 isoform X2, producing MAASTDGLVPITRPFLASYYDKYVFSPLSDSVTHLSGQLHSNSQLLQNHTPLSQGEISLLHEAENQPPHKIDENMWKNREHMEEILFLLEKSHWPIEIQQQSTSEEAELACVLGKLKDKVENTLKILESFQTKNSESIFNTVMTYMPQDFRGTLIRQQKERSERNKQAAFDALVQSGASIHDRYALLWNQQMERRNQLAQLGSATGVYKTLVKYLVGVPQVLLDFIKQLNDDQGPMEEQRQRYGPPLYSLTKMVLFIRLFLSLSWRRYEAIKLQKDQISILEEAVGIYTSELERFLKFIGVVFTNSPFFITAEEAGAIEAGKIDDYKEIIIPSGKTYEVLLDVESINSYIAWDFSIVQGKMNMDIGFSLEHTSSSGAKTGNFCTCLVGKYKLVWDNTYSTFFKKVLRFKVDCIPPVVEPLTSVTEEQNAGL
- the LOC108196703 gene encoding uncharacterized protein LOC108196703 isoform X1, with translation MAASTDGLVPITRPFLASYYDKYVFSPLSDSVTHLSGQLHSNSQLLQNHTPLSQGEISLLHEAENQPPHKIDENMWKNREHMEEILFLLEKSHWPIEIQQQSTSEEAELACVLGKLKDKVENTLKILESFQTKNSESIFNTVMTYMPQDFRGTLIRQQKERSERNKQAAFDALVQSGASIHDRYALLWNQQMERRNQLAQLGSATGVYKTLVKYLVGVPQVLLDFIKQLNDDQGPMEEQRQRYGPPLYSLTKMVLFIRLFLSLSWRRYEAIKLQKDQISILEEAVGIYTSELERFLKFIGVVFTNSPFFITAEEAGAIEAGKIDDYKEIIIPSGKTYEVLLDVESINSYIAWDFSIVQGKMNMDIGFSLEHTSSSGAKTLMLPYRRYECDQGNFCTCLVGKYKLVWDNTYSTFFKKVLRFKVDCIPPVVEPLTSVTEEQNAGL